The genomic DNA TCCAAAATCGCCTAGTTTACATACCAAAACTTAACCTACAGAATGGCCCAATTTTTTGgggtcttttttgtttttggatcCCCCCTGCTTCCAATCGGCGATATGTGTTTCCTTTCGCGAAAACATTTCTAAAACACTGTTGGGAAACGGGGTCAACGCTTGGTGCATCAAATTAAATCTAATCACCTCGTCGAAATGGGAACTTTTCGGTGTGGGCATCATCTCATTCACCAGTAATAACCGCAATCAGACGGAAACGGATGCCTCTCTGCACCGCAGCCACCAGATGCAACTGGCACGAACAATCAACAGTCTTGATGGGTGGCAAAAAACCAACACTCgggaaacaaatcaaatgaacagctcaacacaaaaaaacacacggccCACGTGGGTTGCCTCTGCGcaactgtgcgtgtgtgctggcGCGCGAAACGTCAGCCCAATCAGGAGCAATATGCATATATGGGTCAAACTGTAATTATCCGCCAAACGCGCATATCTTGTGTACACGATGTTTTGCTCGCATCATCACACGGTACGGGCTGTGTGCGGATCGATACGATCAGGCAACGATCATCAGGCGTGCAGGTGCGTGCACCGTGTGTGGCCTTGTTCTTATAATCATAATTTCGCTCCCTCCCTTGCTGGTCTAATGCAatggcccaaaaaaaaagaagaagaattacacaaacaaagcaaacacacagccACCCTTATCCCATACCGTCTAGTGTAATGAGGGGCAGAAACAGCTCTGTCTACATCAAATTCAATCAGTGGTGAGAATCGTATTTGAATAGTCTTCTCTTCTTACGTTCTAATTCCAGAGCCACACCAGTCGGTCTGTTAGGCAGCCTGCCGAGCATCGCAGACGGATCGGATCGATGGTGTACAGCTTCGAGTATGATCGAGAACAAAACTTTCTCCCAGAAGACGATTCCGTAACGATCAGTGATTCAACATTGCAACAGACACGTTGGTGAAGAGCTACGCCACTGCGTAAAGTGTCCAGGGCACCTGTCGAGCGGGACTTCAACAAACCAGCTCACCTCGTTACCGTTCGTCCGGCTCTAGGTGGATCTGTTCCCAAACCTCGATACACACCACTACACCCGGGACCATCGTCATCTCTCCCCccgtcatcatcaccagctCCAGCGTTCGGTTGCGGATACCGTGCCAGCAACGTTCGGGGCTAACGCAATCGCCGGAGCGCATCCCGAAGCGCTACCACGAAACACAACTCACCCCAAATCGAAAGCTCCCGGGGTATCAGTTCTCCCggagagttgggcataggctTCCGCGTGGTAGTAGCTTCCAAACGTGGGTAAGCATCTTCACGAGAGCAGCCCGCCGCGCGAGAGCCACCGCCACAGTATATCCAGAGCATACCGGAGTCGGACGTCACAACAGCTGCTCGGAAGGGTTATAGCCGGCGCGCGATAGTTAATGCGTCGCCGCGCACACGAACAGCGCACCAGTGTTGGCTCGGGTTTCGCCCGAAACGCGTCgcgagtagcagcagcagcaccatatCTCAACGAACCAACGGCTACGGGCCGTTGTTTGGGGACCTGTTAGGTGGACGACGGGCATCACAGCTCGGACGTGTTATGTAAATCACTGGAATCTCAGCGTGATCACACGAGAGCGTTGTTCAGCGCACATCCGTGCAACTCTCCCATCATATTCTTATCATCCGCCACCATCACCGTCAGCATCCAAGCAACCCTCGGCAAAGGGAGGGATGTGCGTTTtttgtcagtgtgtgtgtgcgattggGGATCGTATTCCCGTGTTGACTATTGCGTGCGATTCGTAATATAATTCTCAACCGCGAGCGAGTTCCGAACAGCCGCAACAAGAACAGCTAACTGCGCACCGTACGAGTCATTCGCAAACTAAACCCCTGTCAGCAAGGGGCGACTGACTTTACCGATGTGGCAACCTCGCACACAGTGGACGGCAAGTGTTGCAGTGTGCTCGGTGGTGGAAAAACAGCTGAAATGCTGACTTTTGCAAAAAACCATCCAATACGACCGCGACCAGTATAAACAgccaacggcagcagcagcagcagtggacGGTGGCCGACCACCAGTGGCTTCCGTTTGACGATGGTGTCGTTAGCGACAGTGCAGCACTTATTGATGGGCCCCGAGTCCGTTCACATCATCGCGCCGGGCAATAACGCGATAAGAAACGATCAGTTAAGATCAAGCTTGTGTGCGATCTGTAGCGCCATGATCTCGTTCAAGTGATCCCTCATCCGAACGATTAGCCGTGGGGTGGGCTTTAAGGTGATTCAATTGGCAGAGTGATAAGCgcgaaacccttttttttgtaccccAAGCGTGTGGTGTGGAAGGGCCCTCCGTTTGTGAAGGTGAAACGGCAATCTTGGagcgcacgtgtgtgtgtgtctgtctgtgagccttgtgttgttgttacttattattttgaatttgtgCTCTTTGCGCGCtgcagcgagtgtgtgtgtgtgtgtgtttgtttgtgtttcaagACCATTCCGGTGAAGAGTTGGAAGAAAGGTATTTCGCGGTACAGGAGGAGGTCATACCAGACAGTGTCGAACTGTGTTGGAGGTGTATGTAGGTGCTAAAAGTAACGTTGTAACATTGTGCGCAACGTTTGGGGCAGCTAGTTAGCATCCCCCCcgacaagcagcagcagaagcctGCCACTCAGTGTGCAGTAACCGTGGCGAACGGATCGACCCCAACAGTGTCTTGACCATTCTGTCCCGACCGTAGTAGCATCGCATCACCGTGGTGCCCTCCATCATGTACTGGATCCGGTCGAAGAAGCTGCGCGAGCGGCTGGCGCTCGGATTCGGTGCCCTGCTCGTGCTCTTCACGCTACTGCTGGTGGTCGATTTACAGATGGATCTCGGCGTGTCCAGGGGTGAATTTATCCCGTCGCACGCGCGCATCCGGTACGCGAATCAGCAGGACCGAAGTGGCATCTACAACGAGTTTCACCGGAAATATCTGGCGAAAAGTAATGCGTCCGGTTCGAAGGAATATCTCACGACAAACGCGCAAGCCCAACACCGTGGCCACACCGACACTTCCGGTCCGGGGTATCCCGGCAAGTCGGCATCAACTACCACCGTTCCACCGCCACACGATCGCTTCAAGGATCTAACGGCGCTGGTGGTGGCCCCGCGCGCTGGCAAACACCGTGCACCGCAACCGTTCGAAAGGATTATTGTCCGCGAAGAATCGTACACGGACGATCCGATCGATGAAGATGAAGCGAATCCAACGCTCGGCGAGCTGCTGGACCTTCGGCCCAGTCCGAATGCGTCCAACCTGGAGCGGTTTCAGTTGCGCATCTCGAAGCGTGAACTGTACAGCCGGGACGATACGCTCGTGAATGCGGTGATCGACGACATGATCCGGCTGCCGATCCTGCACGTGGTGCAAAAGGAGGGCGGCACGCAGCTGAAGCTGATCATCGACTACCCGAACGATGTGCACGCCCTGTTCAAACCGATGCGGTTTCCGCGCGAGCAGCAAACACTTCCGAATCACTTCTACTTCACCGACTACGAGCGACACACGGCCGAGATAGCGGCCTTCCATCTGGACCGGTTGCTCGGTTTCCGGCGCGCAATGCCGGTGACCGGGCGCATCCTGAACATCACCACCGAAATCTATCAGGTGGGCGATGAGGTGCTGCTGAAGACGTTCTTCGTGTCGCCGTCCAGCAATCTGTGCTTCCACGGCAAGTGTTCGTACTACTGCGATACGTCACACGCGATCTGCGGCAATCCGGACACGCTCGAGGGTTCGTTTGCTGCCTTCCTCCCAACGCAGGACGATACGCAGCGCAAGGTGTGGCGGCATCCGTGGCGCCGTTCGTACCACAAGCGCCGAAAGGCACAGTGGGAAACGGACTCCGACTACTGCACGATGGTGCGTGACATTCCACCGTACGACGAGGGTCGCCGGCTGCTCGACCTGATGGACATGTCCGTGTTCGACTTCCTGACCGGCAACATGGACCGGCACCATTACGAAACGTTCAAGATCTTCGGCAACGACACGTTCCCGATCCACCTTGACCATGGCCGTGGGTTCGGCAAACCGTTCCACGACGAGCTGTCCATCCTGGCGCCGGTGCTACAGTGCTGCCTGATCCGGGCGTCCACGCTAGAGACGCTGCTCCGGTACCATAACGGGCCGAAACCGTTGTCGGAGGCGATGCGCGAATCGATGGCCATCGATCCGATTGCGCCCGTGCTGTGGGAACCCCATCTGACGGCGCTCGACCGGCGAGTTGCCATCGTGCTGCAGGCCGTCCGAGACTGCATCCGGAAGTCGTCGGAGGAGGAGGTGCCCGGCGGTATTCCCGATGTACCGAACGCGCTCGGCGAGACGGACACGGTGGCGAGGAATGGGTTCTATCGTTCCTAGCGACTGGCGGCGTACCGGCAAAGGACGGACCTGCAGGAGCGGCATGCGCGGCTGCACGCGGTTAACCGGTACTCGATGGCGGGTGATCCCGCGAACCATCAGCTCCAGTATCACCCCCAacatcaacaccaccaccaccactatcaccaaccgcagcagcagcagcaacagcacggtGCTCCAAGAGCAGGCTCGTCGATGCGCTTCGACCGAAGCCGAACTCTGTACATAGTTTAATTGATATAGTCATACATGTGTGCGTGGTGCGAGTTGAGACACTATTAGCGCTAGGCAGATAAGGTTTAGGAAATTGGTTTTTCtacacaaaaaagggatgcGAATCGGCGTGTGTTTGCGCGagcgtgtatgtatgtgtgtgcgaaagagAGCGTGAGCGATGTGCAAGTGCGCGTGTGAAGTgagttgagaaaaaaaagggccagCCAACTATACGGACGCCCTTCGGCCTAGGTTCCTAGCGGAGTGTCAAGCGGAATTGCGGAAATACGAAAAGGGAAGCGATTGTGCTTTAGTTTATTGATTTAGTCTTTTAAGAACACGGATACGCTTAGGAAGCGAAACTCATCTAGCGGAagtttagcagcagcagcagcagcagcacacacgtACAGCTGATTCTTCTCGGTAGGGTGGTTCGATGAGTGGCCGAGGATCAGTAAGATGGTtgtaaaatagaaaataaaaactgacGACGACGAAATGTAAACGAATCGAGCGTTGTACGAAAAGCCTAACCACCAGCAACGTGCGTAGGTTCCATACTCACACCTTCTTCGCCTGTTAGGCCTACTCTTCTTCAGGTGGTCACTACACTTGAGTTAAGTTTCTCAACCTTCATTGTTAACCCAAAACCCGCGAAATGGGAGTTTATTCCCCGTCTGCCTGTTAGGGAAGCTAGGAGTAGGTAAACCATTATTAGCGCAATAGTTACATACGGTCTTCATCCATCGGCGGCGGAAGAAATTTCCACCAGCCTTTGGTGAAGCTTTGAGGCCAAAGTTTTATGACACTACTATACACACATGAACACACGGGATAGACTAGACAAACGGTTTCCCAACAGTGGTTTATGTTT from Anopheles stephensi strain Indian chromosome 2, UCI_ANSTEP_V1.0, whole genome shotgun sequence includes the following:
- the LOC118507668 gene encoding extracellular serine/threonine protein CG31145 gives rise to the protein MYWIRSKKLRERLALGFGALLVLFTLLLVVDLQMDLGVSRGEFIPSHARIRYANQQDRSGIYNEFHRKYLAKSNASGSKEYLTTNAQAQHRGHTDTSGPGYPGKSASTTTVPPPHDRFKDLTALVVAPRAGKHRAPQPFERIIVREESYTDDPIDEDEANPTLGELLDLRPSPNASNLERFQLRISKRELYSRDDTLVNAVIDDMIRLPILHVVQKEGGTQLKLIIDYPNDVHALFKPMRFPREQQTLPNHFYFTDYERHTAEIAAFHLDRLLGFRRAMPVTGRILNITTEIYQVGDEVLLKTFFVSPSSNLCFHGKCSYYCDTSHAICGNPDTLEGSFAAFLPTQDDTQRKVWRHPWRRSYHKRRKAQWETDSDYCTMVRDIPPYDEGRRLLDLMDMSVFDFLTGNMDRHHYETFKIFGNDTFPIHLDHGRGFGKPFHDELSILAPVLQCCLIRASTLETLLRYHNGPKPLSEAMRESMAIDPIAPVLWEPHLTALDRRVAIVLQAVRDCIRKSSEEEVPGGIPDVPNALGETDTVARNGFYRS